In one Candidatus Eisenbacteria bacterium genomic region, the following are encoded:
- a CDS encoding enoyl-CoA hydratase/isomerase family protein, with product MEAKHLVVDRTGRTAVVRINRPKVLNALNKETMNELREVFLEMRRDSSVGGVIVTGEGDRAFVAGADINEIAALDAEGARAFSLSGQHVFGLIEKIGKPVIAAVNGFALGGGCELALACTMRVASEKAVFGLPEVTLGVIPGYGGTQRLARLVGKGIASEIVTTGRKVLADEALRIGLVNRVVPPEKLIEACEEILEPIYKVGPIAVRFALEAIHHGLDMTLEEGSAYEAALFGLVCGTEDAEEGCRAFLEKRKAEFRGK from the coding sequence ATGGAGGCGAAGCACCTCGTCGTCGATCGGACCGGAAGGACGGCGGTCGTCCGCATCAACCGTCCGAAGGTTCTGAACGCACTGAACAAGGAGACGATGAACGAGCTCCGCGAGGTTTTCCTTGAAATGCGAAGGGATTCCTCGGTAGGAGGAGTGATCGTGACCGGCGAGGGGGACCGCGCCTTCGTGGCGGGGGCCGACATCAACGAGATCGCCGCGCTCGACGCCGAAGGCGCCCGCGCGTTCTCCCTCTCCGGGCAGCACGTGTTCGGGTTGATCGAGAAGATCGGCAAGCCGGTGATCGCGGCGGTGAACGGCTTCGCCCTCGGCGGAGGATGCGAGCTCGCCCTCGCGTGCACGATGCGCGTCGCCTCGGAGAAGGCGGTCTTCGGGCTCCCGGAGGTCACGCTCGGCGTGATCCCCGGTTACGGCGGGACGCAGCGCCTCGCGCGGCTCGTCGGGAAAGGGATCGCCTCGGAGATCGTCACGACCGGGCGCAAGGTCCTCGCCGACGAGGCGCTTCGGATCGGGCTCGTCAACCGCGTCGTTCCGCCGGAGAAGCTCATCGAAGCGTGCGAAGAAATCCTCGAGCCGATCTACAAGGTCGGACCGATCGCGGTGCGCTTCGCCCTCGAGGCAATCCATCACGGTCTCGACATGACGCTGGAGGAGGGGAGCGCCTACGAGGCGGCTCTCTTCGGGCTTGTTTGCGGAACCGAGGACGCGGAGGAAGGGTGC